gtgtgtgagatGTGTGTATAAATTACCTatagaaaatgattttaacagcTCAACAACTGGATTATAAGAAGGATAATGGTCAAAAATATGTTGTTCCAAATCAGGCAGAAGCTTCCGAATTTTGTTAGCATTTCTACCATCCAACCCACCTCTATTATATCCTTGCCAAATTATCCCATGGTTACTTAGCCATACAGCAATTTCAGGTTCTTTACATAAAACATTAGAAATCTCTGTAACAATCTTCATCAGCAAATGAAGTTCTGGTGGAGGAACTACATCAAGTACATATGTATCTCCAGCTACATCAAGCAGACATGgatgaataatatttttgtagatttgCATAGAACATTTCTTAGATTCATTTTCAGCAAAGCTTGTATACAGCAACTTTAACTTATTGAAAGTTCTCAGTTCTCCCAGATTTGACTTTTCACCATTGTAATATAAACAAGAGTATTTTCCTCCATGTCCTGATAAgcctaaaattatatttagcagTTTAAGATCTGCTGCTAAGTAGAACTTAAGTCTGTTGAGCATTATTTTCTCGATAATTATCTGAAGGTTTGCATGATTTTCAGTAACATTTTTGACAAATGCCAATACCAGAACTTTCTTA
This portion of the Hydra vulgaris chromosome 13, alternate assembly HydraT2T_AEP genome encodes:
- the LOC136090315 gene encoding uncharacterized protein LOC136090315 isoform X1 encodes the protein MNVFNIETDIDCRENKNTGVKKVLVLAFVKNVTENHANLQIIIEKIMLNRLKFYLAADLKLLNIILGLSGHGGKYSCLYYNGEKSNLGELRTFNKLKLLYTSFAENESKKCSMQIYKNIIHPCLLDVAGDTYVLDVVPPPELHLLMKIVTEISNVLCKEPEIAVWLSNHGIIWQGYNRGGLDGRNANKIRKLLPDLEQHIFDHYPSYNPVVELLKSFSIVVDKCFGMKLHEGYADAIAMYVKKLKVN